The Mixophyes fleayi isolate aMixFle1 chromosome 1, aMixFle1.hap1, whole genome shotgun sequence genome includes a region encoding these proteins:
- the TMSB10 gene encoding thymosin beta-10, whose translation MGDKPDLGEIDKFDKSKLKKTETQEKNTLPTKETIEQEKNN comes from the exons ATGGGAGACAAACCAGATCTGGGAGAAATCGACAAGTTCGATAAGTCCAAGCTGAAGAAGACCGAGACACAGGAGAAGAACACGTTGCCTACAAAAGAAA CAATCgagcaagaaaaaaataattaa